Proteins from one Chitinophaga oryzae genomic window:
- a CDS encoding helix-turn-helix domain-containing protein has product MPYKKQQHGDDVAGRFVSEMELLKKEHPDIWDKVGISSSQFSHIKAGNRYPTVDHLTNLVKHYHYSGTWLLTGTGDRRNEPATPSVEKKLAAIQEQLAKINTRLDLEQETGGNKKGNKTRETGTK; this is encoded by the coding sequence ATGCCCTACAAAAAGCAACAGCACGGAGATGATGTTGCCGGCAGGTTTGTGTCGGAAATGGAGCTACTTAAAAAAGAGCATCCAGACATCTGGGATAAAGTAGGGATTTCATCCAGCCAGTTTTCCCACATAAAAGCAGGGAATCGGTACCCGACAGTTGATCATCTGACAAATTTGGTAAAGCATTACCATTACTCTGGAACCTGGTTGCTTACCGGTACCGGTGACAGGAGAAACGAACCTGCCACCCCTTCAGTAGAGAAAAAACTGGCAGCCATTCAGGAGCAATTGGCAAAAATAAATACCAGGCTGGATTTAGAGCAGGAAACAGGGGGTAACAAAAAGGGTAACAAAACCCGGGAAACCGGCACTAAATAA